TTGGATTTGGTCGTGCAGCTTGAGCGTTCTCACGATGGCAAGCGCCGCGTCACCGCGATTTCCGCCGTTGGTGGTTTGGAAAACGGGCAGATCGCCATACATCCACTGTTTGAATATCGCCTGGATGAAGAAGGGCGCGGTGATTACCACCAAGGCGTTCTGCCGCATGATGTGGTTGAACGCGCGCGCCACTTCGCGTTGGACAAAGCGTGGACGACCTTATTTGCAAGTGTAGGGGGCTAAGAGAGCACCATGCTAGGGCTATTTTTTTTATTCATTTGGCTCGCGATGGGCGCATTGATCATGCGCTCACGTCGCGTTGAAGCGCAGCGGGAGAAACAGCGAAAACGCTACCTTAAACCGTTGGCGGTGACGGAGAAAAAACGACCGCAATGGCTGGCGTTTTACAGCCGTATCGAAACCTTGATCGGAACGGCGCGATTACAGAAGTACCGCTGGTACTTGGTGATGGCGAGCTCCGGACTATTTATCGCCTTACTCTCTCAAGGTATGGCAGCGTCGACAGCCTTACTGTTAGTCAGCGTCATGGCGGTATTGATGACGGTGTTGGCGCTTCGCCATTTTGAGCAGCTTGCCATCCGCGAGTTCAACGCGCAAATGCCCGATATCATCGACAGTATGGAGCGGGCGGTTAAAGTGGGAGCGCCTTTACATGACATCTTTTTTGCCCTCTCAGAGCAGTATCAAGGCAGTGCCAAGC
The Vibrio navarrensis DNA segment above includes these coding regions:
- a CDS encoding type II secretion system F family protein, coding for MLGLFFLFIWLAMGALIMRSRRVEAQREKQRKRYLKPLAVTEKKRPQWLAFYSRIETLIGTARLQKYRWYLVMASSGLFIALLSQGMAASTALLLVSVMAVLMTVLALRHFEQLAIREFNAQMPDIIDSMERAVKVGAPLHDIFFALSEQYQGSAKRLFLAMHDRLKLGHSVERVMHFAALQMPSQEFHFLTTLLSLQSETGGKLSHMLKQLGQTLRERSLMESRVRTITSESRTSAKVLAILPPVLIGVLYGSAKEHFDYLLRDGTGQWILLYVVLSVTSGLLLIRQLTKFKG